The Chelatococcus sp. HY11 genome includes a window with the following:
- a CDS encoding enolase produces the protein MSLRVTIDEIALFERPMTFRLPFRFGAVTVTEAPQAFVRVRLTGEDGHGATGVAAEMMMPKWFDKNPAKSPGDTITDLRTSLATAAGFYRDGAREPETAFGHHARVYPRQIAATSAHGLPSLAGAYGPALIDKAIVDGVLKLRGLDLAAGLRANVLGLDSRLTNDLAQEDIDSFLRGVTPQPRVSLRHTIGFVDALDALADEVAHARPRYFKIKLSGDVAADCARLRALTPALEELVPDFAASLDGNEQYDQARLSELIAAFGRDHILSRLKSRLLYIEQPLDRAATFVTPVAGADDIPFIIDEADGGYDAFPKAAALGYRGVSSKACKGLYKSLINAARATAWNRRDGVPGRWFVTGEDLTCQAGLAVQQDTALVACLGISHVERNGHHYVDGFGAAPAAEAAAFAAAMPGFYERQGDALVLAVGRGALPTAPLFTPGFASGAMPDWASLAQIEDDAHVA, from the coding sequence ATGAGTCTCCGCGTCACCATCGACGAGATCGCGCTTTTTGAACGCCCGATGACGTTCCGCCTGCCGTTTCGCTTCGGCGCGGTGACAGTGACGGAAGCTCCGCAAGCCTTCGTCCGGGTGCGGCTGACGGGCGAGGACGGGCATGGCGCGACCGGTGTCGCCGCCGAGATGATGATGCCGAAATGGTTCGACAAGAACCCGGCCAAGAGCCCCGGCGACACCATCACCGACCTCCGAACGAGCCTCGCGACCGCCGCCGGCTTCTATCGCGACGGTGCACGCGAACCCGAGACTGCCTTCGGCCACCATGCCAGGGTTTATCCCCGACAGATTGCCGCCACGAGCGCGCATGGCCTTCCCTCGCTCGCCGGGGCCTATGGCCCGGCGCTCATCGACAAGGCCATTGTCGATGGCGTCCTGAAGCTCAGGGGGCTCGATCTCGCCGCCGGACTTCGCGCCAATGTCCTTGGGCTAGATAGCCGGCTTACTAATGATCTGGCGCAGGAGGACATCGATTCCTTCCTTCGTGGGGTCACGCCGCAGCCACGCGTGAGCCTCCGCCACACAATCGGCTTTGTGGACGCGCTGGATGCGCTGGCGGATGAAGTCGCCCATGCGCGGCCTCGCTATTTCAAGATCAAGCTGAGCGGTGACGTCGCGGCGGATTGCGCGCGGCTTCGCGCCTTGACGCCCGCTCTCGAGGAGCTGGTGCCTGACTTCGCGGCGAGCCTCGACGGCAATGAGCAATATGATCAGGCGCGCCTCTCCGAACTGATCGCGGCATTCGGAAGGGACCATATCCTTAGCCGGCTTAAATCAAGGCTTCTCTATATCGAGCAACCTCTTGACCGCGCGGCTACTTTCGTGACGCCGGTCGCGGGCGCTGACGATATTCCCTTCATCATCGACGAGGCGGATGGTGGCTACGACGCCTTCCCCAAGGCGGCGGCGCTCGGCTATCGCGGCGTTTCATCGAAGGCCTGCAAGGGCCTCTACAAGTCCCTGATCAACGCCGCGCGCGCGACGGCCTGGAACCGGCGCGACGGCGTGCCCGGTCGCTGGTTCGTCACCGGTGAGGACCTCACCTGTCAGGCGGGCCTCGCCGTGCAGCAGGATACGGCGCTGGTCGCGTGCCTCGGCATCAGCCATGTGGAGCGCAATGGCCACCATTATGTCGACGGCTTCGGCGCGGCGCCTGCCGCGGAGGCCGCCGCCTTCGCCGCGGCGATGCCCGGCTTCTATGAACGCCAGGGCGACGCGCTGGTGCTAGCGGTCGGCAGGGGGGCGTTGCCTACAGCCCCCCTCTTCACACCGGGCTTCGCCAGCGGCGCCATGCCGGACTGGGCGAGCCTCGCGCAGATCGAGGACGACGCGCATGTCGCTTGA
- a CDS encoding TetR/AcrR family transcriptional regulator, translating to MSLEWAGRANLRAEGTQKKTAQIQTGQIQPEQDEASQTRAGQPPRTRDPEATRAKILAAATVEFAASGFAGASIDAIASRSQANRRMIYHYFGSKRGLWLAVLEAAYERARVAEVKLDLGRLAPEEAMRRLVTFTFDAFVGDRVFINLLNSENLHQARHLKTSSRVKEMHSPLIGMISEILDRGVAAGLFRAGIDPAQLWISIAGLSYFYFSNIHTLSVILDRNFPGKMEIGARRTHVAELILASLRT from the coding sequence ATGTCGCTTGAATGGGCGGGGCGCGCGAATCTGCGGGCCGAGGGGACTCAGAAAAAGACCGCGCAAATCCAGACTGGGCAGATCCAGCCTGAGCAGGACGAGGCTTCACAAACCAGAGCTGGGCAACCGCCGCGCACGCGTGATCCCGAGGCGACGCGCGCGAAGATCCTTGCCGCCGCGACGGTCGAATTCGCGGCCAGCGGCTTCGCCGGCGCCTCCATCGATGCCATCGCGAGCCGGTCGCAGGCCAACCGGCGGATGATCTATCACTATTTCGGCTCGAAGCGCGGCCTGTGGCTCGCCGTTCTGGAAGCCGCCTACGAGCGCGCGCGGGTGGCCGAGGTCAAGCTCGATCTGGGCCGTTTAGCGCCCGAGGAGGCCATGCGGCGCCTCGTGACCTTCACCTTTGACGCCTTCGTCGGCGACCGGGTCTTCATCAATCTGCTCAACAGCGAGAACCTGCACCAGGCCCGTCACCTCAAGACGTCATCGCGGGTGAAGGAGATGCATTCGCCGTTGATCGGGATGATCAGCGAGATCCTGGACCGCGGCGTTGCGGCGGGGCTTTTCCGCGCGGGCATCGATCCGGCGCAGCTCTGGATCTCGATTGCCGGGCTTTCCTATTTCTACTTCTCCAACATACACACCCTTTCGGTGATCCTCGACCGCAACTTCCCCGGCAAGATGGAAATCGGCGCCCGGCGCACCCATGTGGCCGAGCTGATCCTCGCCTCGCTCCGGACTTGA
- a CDS encoding TetR/AcrR family transcriptional regulator, whose amino-acid sequence MTSDSGVVAPRRRGYTGTSRDPDRTSQAILMAATREFADKGIGGARVDAVAERAGVNKRMIYHYFGDKQRLYMAVLEEAYASIRSAEAALKLETADPEDGIRRLTAFTWQYFLDNPEFLSLLATENLHKAENLRESAKVLSLHSPFIEKLRELLDKGAAQGRFLPGLDPVDVYISIASLAAFYLSNRHTLSTIFARDLTAPERLAHWGEHIVHVVLSSLRIVK is encoded by the coding sequence ATGACGAGTGACAGTGGCGTGGTCGCGCCGCGCCGCCGGGGCTATACCGGTACGTCCCGCGACCCGGACCGCACGAGCCAGGCCATTCTGATGGCGGCGACGCGCGAATTCGCGGACAAGGGTATTGGTGGCGCGCGTGTCGATGCGGTGGCGGAGCGCGCTGGTGTCAACAAGCGCATGATCTACCATTACTTTGGTGACAAGCAGCGCCTCTACATGGCCGTTCTGGAAGAGGCCTATGCTTCGATCCGTTCCGCCGAGGCCGCGCTTAAGCTGGAAACAGCGGACCCGGAGGACGGTATCCGCCGGCTCACGGCCTTTACGTGGCAGTATTTCCTGGACAACCCGGAATTCCTGAGCCTGCTCGCCACGGAAAACCTGCATAAGGCCGAGAATCTCCGCGAGTCGGCGAAGGTGCTGAGCTTGCATTCTCCCTTCATCGAAAAACTCCGCGAGCTTCTCGACAAAGGGGCGGCGCAGGGCCGTTTTCTGCCCGGCCTCGATCCGGTCGATGTCTATATCAGCATCGCCTCGCTCGCGGCTTTCTACCTGTCCAACCGCCACACGCTCTCAACGATCTTTGCCCGCGATCTCACCGCACCGGAGCGCCTCGCCCATTGGGGCGAGCATATTGTCCACGTTGTCCTCTCATCACTCCGTATCGTGAAGTGA